From the genome of Denticeps clupeoides chromosome 4, fDenClu1.1, whole genome shotgun sequence, one region includes:
- the mogs gene encoding mannosyl-oligosaccharide glucosidase, with amino-acid sequence MGRQRKRVLAGDGVAHPRKDEKLPAPHRKEKKKKADLGKVFINISIGLCILSLIWFFYALYMRSSLAKRVITPHPAPRALDANSSSAQVSPERFWGSYRPQVYFGMKTRSPRSVVTGLMWLRQFSGMDVNLRHTCEQGDHLQSYGWQMHDALSFGVQEIRDTDFTLTTEFVKRLGGEHGGDWTWRITGKQHSSAPHAPVISLMFYVATDTQGTLQAHVEDKNRMSTVTGSSEELGNFKITFGKPTAGETASAKYASYNFLQTVTQGLEKLTDIVKNSLSMRFVFSPPSGEKRPYVAVDTLKPPNHQQKPLDTRKESDFVVHQVTVQTPFQIEVLFESGSFRDRPNQLVGSVMTEELEKRKVAFDQKFEKIFGLHQKGFSPAQVKFSKGALSNMLGGLGYFYGQSVVQSPFNEYPLLYPEGALFTAVPSRSFFPRGFLWDEGFHQVLLSKWDTQVTQETIAHWFDLINIEGWIPREQILGDEARSKVPAEFVIQHNENANPPTFFLPLQELVERLDTQPDSRLSQSTLAFLQRLYPRLQTWFEWYNTTQAGPLPNSYRWRGRDKDTNLFLNPKTLTSGLDDYPRASHPSADERHVDLHCWMALASGVMANVARLLGEPHEGFERTHRILSNNDLLSELHWSEQLHAFSDYGNHTQAVSLQQEKVYVPPGQPRNQFPVARLVRAVRRAPKLQYVNALGYVSLFPFLLRILTPDSPRLEHVLRDMRDPDRLWTPYGLRSLSHADPLYMKHNTEHDPPYWRGAVWINMNYLAVRALHYYGNAEGPYQERAAAIYQELRTNIINNVYRQYVDTGYIWEQYNDGTGRGQGSHPFTGWSALTVLMMAEQY; translated from the exons ATGGGCCGGCAGAGGAAAAGAGTTTTGGCGGGCGATGGAGTTGCCCACCCCAGGAAGGACGAGAAACTGCCAGCCCCGCACCgcaaggagaagaagaagaaagcggACCTTGGCAAGGTCTTCATCAACATCTCCATTGGCCTGTGCATCTTGAGCCTCATCTGGTTCTTCTACGCCCTCTACATGCGCTCGTCCCTGGCTAAAAGGGTCATCACGCCACACCCTGCTCCACGCGCGCTGGATGCCAACAGCTCCAGCGCGCAGGTGTCTCCCGAGAGGTTTTGGGGCTCCTACCGGCCTCAGGTGTACTTTGGGATGAAAACCAGAAGCCCGAGATCAGTGGTCACAG GCCTGATGTGGTTGCGGCAGTTTTCCGGCATGGACGTGAATCTGAGGCACACCTGTGAGCAGGGCGACCACCTTCAAAGCTACGGTTGGCAGATGCACGATGCCCTCTCCTTCGGCGTCCAGGAGATCCGTGACACGGACTTCACCCTCACCACTGAGTTTGTGAAGAGACTTGGTGGGGAACATGGCGGAGACTGGACCTGGAGGATTACCGGCAAACAGCAT AGCTCTGCTCCCCATGCACCGGTCATATCACTGATGTTCTATGTGGCAACAGACACACAAGGCACCCTTCAGGCCCATGTGGAGGACAAGAACCGCATGAGCACAGTCACAGGTTCTTCAGAGGAGCTGGGGAACTTCAAGATCACCTTTGGCAAACCCACTGCTGGGGAGACCGCCAGTGCTAAATATGCCAG CTACAATTTCCTGCAAACAGTGACTCAAGGGCTGGAAAAGCTGACAGACATTGTGAAGAACAGCCTGAGCATGAGATTCGTCTTCAGTCCGCCATCGGGTGAGAAGAGGCCCTACGTAGCCGTAGACACTTTGAAGCCGCCGAATCACCAGCAGAAGCCTCTCGACACAAGGAAGGAAAGTGACTTCGTGGTTCACCAAGTAACTGTGCAGACACCTTTCCAGATTGAGGTCCTGTTTGAGTCTGGAAGCTTCCGTGACCGGCCCAACCAGCTTGTGGGCTCTGTGATGAccgaggagctggagaagcGAAAGGTAGCGTTTGATCAGAAGTTCGAAAAGATCTTTGGTCTTCATCAGAAAGGCTTTAGTCCGGCCCAGGTGAAATTCAGCAAAGGGGCTCTAAGCAACATGCTCGGTGGTCTCGGCTATTTCTACGGCCAGTCTGTGGTCCAATCTCCTTTCAACGAGTATCCATTGCTGTACCCCGAAGGGGCACTCTTCACTGCTGTTCCATCCCGTTCCTTTTTTCCCAGAGGCTTTCTCTGGGATGAGGGATTCCACCAGGTCCTTCTGAGCAAGTGGGATACGCAGGTCACTCAAGAGACCATCGCACACTGGTTTGACCTTATTAACATCGAGGGCTGGATCCCCCGCGAACAGATCCTGGGCGACGAGGCTCGGAGCAAAGTCCCTGCCGAATTTGTAATTCAGCACAACGAGAACGCCAACCCCCCCACCTTCTTCCTGCCTCTTCAGGAGCTGGTGGAAAGGTTGGACACGCAGCCGGACTCGCGTCTTTCTCAGAGTACATTAGCCTTTCTGCAAAGGCTCTACCCACGACTCCAGACGTGGTTTGAGTGGTACAATACCACCCAGGCGGGACCCCTTCCTAACTCCTACCGCTGGAGAGGCAGGGACAAGGACACCAACCTCTTCCTCAATCCCAAAACACTGACATCAGGACTCGATGACTATCCACGGGCGTCCCACCCCTCGGCAGACGAGCGACACGTGGACCTGCACTGCTGGATGGCTCTGGCGTCAGGCGTCATGGCCAACGTGGCCCGGCTGCTTGGAGAACCCCACGAAGGGTTCGAGCGCACCCACCGCATCCTCAGCAACAACGACCTGCTCTCCGAACTGCACTGGTCTGAGCAGCTTCATGCCTTCAGCGACTACGGCAACCACACCCAAGCGGTGTCTCTGCAGCAGGAGAAGGTGTACGTCCCACCTGGCCAGCCTCGGAATCAGTTCCCCGTCGCCCGCCTGGTGCGCGCGGTGCGCCGCGCGCCCAAGCTCCAGTATGTCAACGCGCTGGGCTACGTTAGCCTCTTCCCGTTCTTGCTGCGCATTTTGACCCCCGACTCCCCGAGACTGGAGCACGTCCTGAGGGACATGAGAGACCCCGACCGACTGTGGACGCCTTACGGCCTGCGCTCGCTCTCCCACGCCGACCCGCTCTACATGAAGCACAACACCGAGCACGACCCGCCCTACTGGCGCGGCGCCGTGTGGATCAACATGAACTACCTGGCCGTCAGGGCCCTGCACTACTACGGCAACGCCGAGGGGCCATATCAGGAACGGGCAGCCGCCATTTACCAGGAGCTCAGGACTAACATCATCAATAACGTTTACAGACAGTACGTGGATACGGGTTATATATGGGAACAGTACAACGACGGCACGGGCCGGGGCCAAGGGAGCCACCCATTCACTGGCTGGTCCGCCTTAACGGTTCTGATGATGGCTGAACAGTACTGA
- the LOC114788850 gene encoding early growth response protein 1, whose product MLNNMDLNSQDSFYPQFENCGRERAAGKDARDAVFVDAAHEGTTVTPKSEPTNSDFLYNPCDGAKGSYPSSSSSSSSLAYSGSFYVEASQGAACSTETLLNMITEIVGISADGGSQFAFASPGQAPGHKSESASFPVVVKNEFDSACYEWGAFSAKSDGYLDPAFQPETFPMSNDFPPDQQVDVKELLDSFSPMCPGAEMEFKVENPIKQEPCFADTCSQGFCYPAPLMDISSSSLLKPPLFPGADQCDAPYPSSTIDSILYSSLLPESFGQACARPPKAPRPRKSPGAPGGPAKEKPFTCPMENCDRRFSRSDELNRHIRIHTGHKPFQCRICLRSFSRSDHLTTHTRTHTGEKPFSCDVCGKRFARSDERKRHGRVHLKQKEKMELKPPAAGAWPFALPEGM is encoded by the exons ATGCTGAACAACATGGATTTGAACTCTCAAGACTCGTTCTACCCCCAGTTTGAGAACTGTGGCCGGGAGCGGGCTGCGGGGAAAGACGCCCGGGACGCCGTGTTCGTGGACGCCGCGCACG AGGGAACAACTGTCACGCCCAAATCGGAACCCACAAATTCCGATTTTCTCTACAACCCCTGTGACGGCGCCAAGGGAAGCTacccgtcctcctcctcctcctcttcctccctcgcCTACTCCGGCAGCTTCTACGTGGAGGCGTCTCAGGGCGCCGCGTGCAGCACGGAGACGCTGCTCAACATGATCACCGAGATCGTGGGCATCTCGGCCGACGGCGGCTCCCAGTTCGCCTTCGCCTCCCCCGGCCAGGCCCCGGGCCACAAGTCGGAGTCGGCCTCCTTCCCGGTGGTCGTCAAGAACGAGTTCGACAGCGCCTGCTACGAGTGGGGGGCGTTCAGCGCCAAGTCCGACGGCTACCTGGACCCGGCCTTCCAGCCCGAGACCTTCCCGATGTCCAACGACTTCCCCCCCGACCAGCAGGTGGACGTGAAGGAGCTCCTGGACTCCTTCTCCCCCATGTGCCCCGGCGCGGAGATGGAGTTCAAGGTGGAGAACCCCATAAAGCAGGAGCCGTGCTTCGCGGACACGTGCTCGCAGGGCTTCTGCTACCCCGCCCCGCTCATGGACATCTCCTCCAGCAGCCTCCTGAAGCCCCCCCTCTTCCCCGGAGCCGACCAGTGCGACGCCCCCTACCCGTCCTCCACCATCGACTCCATCCTCTACTCCTCCCTGCTGCCCGAGTCCTTCGGCCAGGCCTGCGCCCGGCCGCCCAAGGCCCCGCGGCCCCGGAAAAGCCCCGGGGCCCCCGGGGGCCCGGCCAAGGAGAAGCCCTTCACCTGCCCCATGGAGAACTGCGACCGGCGCTTCTCCCGCTCCGACGAGCTCAACCGGCACATCCGCATCCACACCGGACACAAGCCGTTCCAGTGCCGCATCTGCCTGCGCAGCTTCAGCCGCAGCGACCACCTGACCACGCACACGCGGACGCACACGGGCGAGAAGCCCTTCTCCTGCGACGTGTGCGGCAAGCGCTTCGCCCGCAGCGACGAGCGCAAGCGGCACGGCCGGGTGCACCTGAAGcagaaggagaagatggagctGAAGCCGCCGGCGGCCGGCGCCTGGCCCTTCGCCCTGCCCGAGGGCATGTGA